A stretch of Episyrphus balteatus chromosome 2, idEpiBalt1.1, whole genome shotgun sequence DNA encodes these proteins:
- the LOC129909333 gene encoding nematocyst expressed protein 3-like, translating to MASHNMILIVLAAIFTATQAGLIGHQAFVAPYASSYNAHHINHAVAHPLLAPAPVHPPAVFAAPAPAPAVVAAPAPVALAAPGLLAGPVPAPHLHAAPVGPHFLPASLPFGYQAGLPVNYNVW from the exons atggcATCTCACAATATG ATCCTTATTGTCCTCGCAGCTATTTTTACGGCCACCCAAGCTGGTTTAATAGGTCACCAAGCTTTTGTAGCACCTTATGCATCTTCTTACAACGCCCATCACATTAACCATGCTGTAGCTCATCCATTGCTTGCTCCTGCTCCAGTTCATCCTCCAGCAGTATTTGCTGCACCAGCACCTGCACCAGCTGTTGTTGCAGCTCCAGCCCCAGTTGCACTTGCTGCACCCGGACTCTTGGCTGGCCCAGTTCCAGCACCACATTTACACGCCGCACCAGTAGGACCACATTTCCTGCCAGCTTCATTACCATTTGGTTATCAGGCCGGACTTCCTGTTAATTACAATGTGTGGTAA
- the LOC129912324 gene encoding alcohol dehydrogenase-like: protein MDFQGKNVVYVGGFGGIGFATCKLLVKKKVAILTILDVKENAAYMKELMTLNPSTKIMFMQLDLCNKDQIEKVVNDVIETMKVVDVLVNGSGMINDKKPEMTMGVNLLGLIHTTMLMIPHMDMGNGGRGGMIVNIASVLGLEPCGCLAIYTASKHGVMGFSRSISDEHYFNRTGVAIMTICPGITVTGLWDTFHGNDTFSYSNKLTDEFCSAKNQDAEVCAVNFVKAMETKKNGSIWILDLGKLEEVKPTKYWGLQF, encoded by the exons ATGGATTTCCAAGGCAAAAACGTCGTCTACGTTGGTGGTTTTGGAGGAATTGGTTTTGCTACATGCAAGTTGCTTGTTAAGAAAAAAGTTGCG ATCTTGACTATCCTTGATGTCAAGGAGAATGCTGCTTATATGAAAGAACTCATGACACTGAATCCCAGCACTAAGATTATGTTCATGCAATTGGATCTGTGCAACAAGGATCAGATTGAAAAGGTCGTCAATGATGTCATTGAAACGATGAAGGTTGTTGATGTCCTTGTCAATGGAAGTGGCATGATCAATGACAAAAAACCTGAAATGACAATGGGTGTTAACTTG CTTGGTTTGATTCATACAACTATGCTTATGATTCCTCATATGGATATGGGAAATGGAGGCCGTGGGGGAATGATTGTCAACATTGCTTCAGTTTTAGGCTTGGAACCATGTGGGTGTTTGGCAATTTACACTGCCTCCAAACATGGTGTTATGGGATTCAGTCGTTCCATTTCA GATGAACACTACTTCAATAGAACAGGTGTTGCCATTATGACCATTTGCCCTGGTATCACTGTAACCGGATTATGGGATACCTTCCATGGAAATGATACTTTTTCATACTCCAATAAATTGACAGATGAATTTTGTTCAGCAAAGAATCAAGATGCTGAAGTATGTGCTGTTAATTTTGTGAAAGCTATGGAAACGAAGAAAAACGGATCAATTTGGATATTGGATTTGGGTAAATTGGAAGAAGTCAAACCAACCAAGTATTGGGGATTACAATTTTAA
- the LOC129912321 gene encoding alcohol dehydrogenase 1-like: MEMQGKNVVYVGGFGGIGFATCKLLVQKKVAKLFVIDLVQNESLMSELKALSSVTGTQVFFEQLDLCKKEQIPEVLKKIIAQIQYIDILVNGSGMINDHKPEQTMGVNLMGLIYTTMAAIPYMDKSNGGRGGMIVNIASVLGLEPCSCLAIYTASKHGVMGFSRSIADEFYYEKTGIAVMTICPGITMTGLWHEFDGNDTFPYSTELSKKFFSAEHQSADECAVNFIKAMETGKNASIWILDLGKLEEVKPKTYWTTTHKN; encoded by the exons ATGGAAATGCAAGGTAAAAATGTTGTCTACGTTggtggatttggaggaattgGTTTTGCCACATGCAAacttttagttcaaaagaaagTTGCA aaattgtttgtTATCGATCTTGTCCAAAATGAATCTTTAATGAGTGAATTGAAAGCTTTGAGCTCTGTCACTGGAACTCAAGTTTTCTTCGAACAATTAGACCTCTGCAAAAAGGAGCAGATTCCTgaagttttgaagaaaattattgcCCAAATTCAATACATTGATATTTTGGTTAATGGAAGTGGAATGATCAATGACCACAAACCCGAACAAACCATGGGTGTTAACTTG ATGGGATTGATTTACACTACCATGGCAGCTATTCCATACATGGACAAGTCAAATGGTGGACGTGGTGGCATGATTGTCAACATTGCTTCAGTTTTGGGATTGGAACCATGTTCGTGTTTGGCAATTTACACTGCCTCCAAACATGGAGTCATGGGATTCAGTCGTTCTATTGCC GACGAATTCTATTATGAAAAAACTGGCATTGCTGTAATGACAATTTGTCCTGGCATCACCATGACTGGATTGTGGCATGAATTCGATGGAAATGACACTTTCCCATACTCCACTGAATTGAGTAAGAAATTCTTTTCGGCTGAACATCAAAGTGCCGATGAGTGTGCTGTCAATTTTATTAAGGCTATGGAAACTGGCAAGAATGCTTCTATATGGATTTTGGATTTGGGCAAATTAGAAGAAGTTAAGCCAAAGACTTACTGGACTACTAcccacaaaaattaa